The Triticum aestivum cultivar Chinese Spring chromosome 7B, IWGSC CS RefSeq v2.1, whole genome shotgun sequence genome window below encodes:
- the LOC123159438 gene encoding peroxidase 2, with protein sequence MRLAVVLLCALVAVQVALLAAPADAGELVVGYYDKKCRGVENVVQWHVRRALKTNRRAGAALVRLLFHDCFVRGCDASVLLDASPENPHPEKEAPVNIGLAAFDLLEEIKAAVEDRCPGVVSCSDILIYAARDAASALSNGNIHFDVPAGRLDGLVSSAAEAQAELPDSTFTVQQLIDNFARKDFDVEELVILSGAHSIGVGHCSSFTGRLTAPPEQINPAYRNLLNHKCHQGANPAVVNNVRDEDYETVARFMPGFTSRVRKISDFLDNTFYHNNLARIVSFNSDWQLMTHTEARGHVHEYADNATLWDGDFADSLLKLSKLSMPAGSKGGIRKKCSIATHPLY encoded by the exons ATGAGGCTCGCAGTGGTTCTCCTGTGTGCCCTGGTGGCTGTCCAGGTCGCGCTCCTCGCCGCCCCGGCGGATGCCGGCGAGCTGGTGGTCGGGTACTACGACAAGAAGTGCAGGGGCGTGGAGAACGTCGTCCAGTGGCATGTCAGGAGGGCGCTCAAGACCAAccgccgcgccggcgccgcccttGTCCGCCTCctcttccacgactgcttcgtcagG ggtTGCGATGCCTCCGTCCTCCTTGACGCGTCCCCCGAGAACCCTCACCCGGAGAAGGAGGCGCCGGTGAACATCGGGCTGGCGGCCTTCGACCTCCTGGAGGAGATCAAGGCGGCCGTCGAGGACAGGTGCCCCGGCGTGGTGTCCTGCTCCGACATCCTCATTTACGCGGCCCGGGACGCGGCCAGCGCCCTCAGCAACGGGAACATCCACTTCGACGTCCCCGCGGGGCGCCTCGACGGGCTCGTCTCCTCGGCCGCCGAGGCCCAGGCGGAGCTCCCGGACTCCACCTTCACCGTGCAGCAGCTCATCGACAACTTCGCCCGAAAGGACTTCGACGTGGAGGAGCTGGTCATCCTGTCCGGCGCGCACTCCATCGGCGTCGGCCACTGCTCCTCCTTCACCGGCCGCCTCACCGCGCCGCCGGAGCAGATCAACCCGGCCTACCGCAACCTGCTCAACCACAAGTGCCACCAGGGCGCCAACCCGGCCGTCGTCAACAACGTCCGCGACGAGGACTACGAGACGGTCGCCAGGTTCATGCCCGGGTTCACCAGCCGGGTGCGCAAGATCAGCGACTTCCTCGACAACACCTTCTACCACAACAACCTCGCCAGGATCGTCAGCTTCAACTCCGACTGGCAGCTCATGACCCACACCGAGGCCAGGGGCCACGTCCACGAGTACGCCGACAACGCCACGCTCTGGGACGGGGACTTCGCCGACTCCCTGCTCAAGCTCAGCAAGCTGTCCATGCCCGCCGGGAGCAAGGGCGGCATCAGGAAGAAGTGCAGCATCGCCACCCACCCTCTCTACTAA